A genomic region of Mitsuaria sp. 7 contains the following coding sequences:
- a CDS encoding LacI family DNA-binding transcriptional regulator, with product MPPVRPGAGAVTLHDVAAAAGVSLMTASRALRTPEVVSAATREKVMQAVAQTGYIPNLLAGGLKSRRSMTVAALVPVISVPQFLPTIQVLTEQLDRAGYQVLLGQTGYDHAREEALLNTMIGRRVDGIVVAGLLQHGDTARRLARLGVPVVETWDMTERPLDTVVGFSHVQVGAAVAGHFMARGWTRVGLATGGDQRAGQRRAGFLSVIGKDVPTAVTEVPAGVPHGRRALSTLLAQAPDLRAVFCSSDGMAEGVLTEALARGLRVPEDLAVIGFGGAEFSAFLHPSLSTVHIDGAEIGRRAADVLIARGRGEASGPAIVDIGFQLVLRGSTGDAA from the coding sequence ATGCCGCCTGTCCGCCCCGGCGCTGGAGCCGTGACCCTGCATGACGTTGCCGCCGCGGCGGGCGTGTCGCTGATGACCGCATCCCGTGCGCTGCGCACGCCGGAGGTGGTGTCCGCCGCCACGCGCGAGAAGGTGATGCAGGCGGTCGCGCAGACGGGCTACATCCCCAACCTGCTGGCGGGCGGGCTGAAGTCGCGGCGCAGCATGACGGTGGCGGCGTTGGTGCCGGTGATCTCGGTGCCGCAGTTCCTGCCCACGATCCAGGTCTTGACCGAGCAACTCGATCGCGCGGGGTACCAGGTCTTGCTCGGCCAGACCGGCTACGACCACGCGCGGGAGGAAGCGCTGTTGAACACGATGATCGGCCGACGCGTCGACGGCATCGTGGTGGCGGGACTGCTGCAGCATGGCGACACCGCGCGCCGTCTGGCGCGGCTGGGCGTGCCGGTCGTGGAGACCTGGGACATGACCGAACGGCCGCTCGACACGGTCGTCGGCTTCTCGCATGTGCAGGTGGGCGCCGCGGTGGCAGGCCACTTCATGGCGCGAGGGTGGACCCGCGTGGGCCTGGCCACCGGAGGCGATCAGCGCGCAGGACAGCGGCGTGCCGGCTTTCTCTCGGTGATCGGCAAGGATGTCCCCACCGCCGTCACCGAGGTGCCGGCGGGCGTGCCGCACGGACGACGTGCCCTGTCGACCTTGCTGGCGCAGGCGCCGGACCTGCGCGCCGTGTTCTGCAGCTCTGACGGCATGGCCGAAGGCGTGTTGACCGAGGCCCTGGCGCGCGGGCTGCGCGTGCCCGAGGATCTGGCGGTGATCGGCTTCGGCGGCGCGGAGTTCTCTGCCTTCCTGCACCCGTCCTTGTCGACGGTCCACATCGACGGCGCCGAGATCGGCCGCCGCGCGGCCGACGTGCTCATCGCCCGCGGCCGGGGGGAGGCTTCCGGTCCGGCGATCGTCGACATCGGCTTCCAACTGGTGCTGCGGGGCTCGACGGGCGACGCCGCGTAG
- a CDS encoding L-talarate/galactarate dehydratase has protein sequence MPGIASNDRIEWLRLSSCYLPLATPISDAKVLTGRQKPMTEIALLFVEVVTRDGHEGLGFSYSKRAGGPGQFAHAKEIAPALLGEDPSDIAKLWNKLCWAGASVGRSGLSTQAIGAFDVALYDLKARRARLPLAKLLGAYRDSVACYNTSGGFLHTPLEQLLVNASASIERGIGGIKLKVGQPDGALDLKRVDAVRRHLGDNVALMVDANQQWDRPTAQRMCRTFEPLRLVWIEEPLDAYDHEGHAALAATFDTPIATGEMLTSAMEHGDLIRHRAADYLMPDAPRVGGITPYLKIAAQAEQAGLMIAPHFAMELHVHLAATYPTEPWVEHFDWLEPLFNERLEIAGGRMLVPDRPGLGLSLSEQARVWTREQVEVGKRP, from the coding sequence ATGCCAGGTATCGCCTCCAACGACCGCATCGAGTGGCTCCGGCTCTCGTCGTGCTACCTCCCGCTGGCCACGCCGATCAGCGACGCCAAGGTGCTGACCGGCCGGCAGAAGCCGATGACCGAGATCGCGCTGCTGTTCGTCGAGGTGGTCACGCGGGACGGCCACGAAGGACTCGGATTCAGCTACTCGAAGCGCGCCGGCGGACCGGGTCAGTTCGCCCACGCGAAGGAGATCGCACCCGCGCTGCTCGGCGAGGATCCGAGCGACATCGCCAAGCTCTGGAACAAGCTCTGCTGGGCCGGCGCGTCGGTCGGACGCAGCGGGTTGTCGACGCAGGCGATCGGGGCGTTCGACGTCGCGCTCTACGACCTGAAGGCGCGTCGGGCGCGGCTGCCGCTGGCCAAGCTGCTGGGCGCGTATCGCGACTCGGTCGCCTGCTACAACACCTCGGGCGGCTTCCTGCACACGCCGCTGGAGCAACTGCTGGTCAACGCGTCGGCGTCGATCGAGCGTGGCATCGGCGGCATCAAGCTGAAAGTCGGACAGCCGGACGGCGCGCTCGACCTGAAGCGGGTCGACGCGGTGCGGCGGCACCTCGGCGACAACGTGGCGCTGATGGTCGACGCCAACCAGCAGTGGGACCGGCCAACCGCGCAGCGCATGTGCCGGACCTTCGAGCCGCTGCGGCTCGTGTGGATCGAGGAACCGCTCGACGCCTACGACCACGAGGGGCACGCGGCGCTCGCGGCGACCTTCGACACGCCGATCGCCACCGGCGAGATGCTGACCAGCGCGATGGAGCACGGCGACCTGATCCGTCACCGCGCCGCGGACTACCTGATGCCGGATGCGCCGCGCGTCGGCGGCATCACGCCGTATCTGAAGATCGCCGCGCAGGCGGAACAGGCGGGCCTGATGATCGCGCCCCACTTCGCGATGGAGCTGCATGTGCACCTCGCGGCGACCTATCCGACCGAGCCCTGGGTCGAGCACTTCGACTGGCTCGAACCGCTGTTCAACGAGCGCCTGGAGATCGCCGGCGGCCGGATGCTCGTGCCAGACCGGCCGGGGCTCGGCCTGAGCCTGAGCGAGCAGGCGCGCGTGTGGACGCGTGAACAGGTGGAGGTGGGCAAGCGCCCCTGA
- a CDS encoding tripartite tricarboxylate transporter substrate binding protein, which translates to MIRSLRPLTRALKAGVALALLSALSMNTALAQTWPARPVTLLVPFPPGGSTDMVARTLGVKLQEKLGGTFVVDNKAGAGGMIGAAAAKRAVPDGYTLFVSSLGPFVIGPHLTKTAGYDPLKDFDYITIAVQAPNVLAVPSGSRFKTLADVIAFMKANPGQMTFASAGPGTSDHLTAALFWQETGTTATHVPYKGGAPAITDLLGGQVDTTFMNINTALPHIKAGKMRALAITSAKRSPLLPDVPTMEELGHKGVTVYSWQAVAAPKGLPADIKTKVRSAVVESLNDPAVKPKLLELGFEIVGNTPEQFTAFQSAEFARWKQVIEQGKISID; encoded by the coding sequence ATGATCCGATCCCTTCGCCCCCTCACCCGCGCCTTGAAAGCGGGCGTCGCGCTCGCCCTGCTGAGCGCCTTGTCGATGAACACTGCGCTTGCGCAGACCTGGCCGGCGCGTCCGGTCACGCTGCTCGTGCCCTTCCCGCCCGGCGGTTCCACGGACATGGTCGCGCGCACGCTCGGCGTGAAGCTGCAGGAGAAGCTGGGCGGCACCTTCGTCGTCGACAACAAAGCCGGCGCCGGCGGCATGATCGGCGCGGCGGCGGCCAAGCGCGCAGTGCCCGACGGCTACACGCTGTTCGTGTCCTCGCTCGGTCCGTTCGTCATCGGACCGCACCTGACGAAGACCGCGGGCTACGACCCGCTCAAGGACTTCGACTACATCACCATCGCCGTGCAGGCGCCCAACGTCCTGGCGGTGCCGTCGGGCTCGCGCTTCAAGACCCTGGCCGACGTGATCGCCTTCATGAAGGCCAATCCCGGGCAGATGACCTTCGCCTCTGCGGGGCCCGGCACCTCGGACCATCTCACCGCGGCGCTGTTCTGGCAGGAGACCGGCACCACCGCCACCCACGTGCCCTACAAGGGCGGCGCGCCGGCGATCACCGACCTGCTCGGGGGTCAGGTCGACACCACCTTCATGAACATCAACACCGCCCTGCCCCACATCAAGGCCGGCAAGATGCGCGCGCTGGCCATCACGAGCGCCAAGCGCTCGCCGCTGCTGCCGGACGTGCCCACGATGGAGGAGCTCGGCCACAAGGGCGTGACGGTCTACTCGTGGCAGGCGGTTGCCGCGCCCAAGGGGCTGCCGGCGGATATCAAGACCAAGGTGCGCAGCGCCGTCGTCGAGAGCCTGAACGATCCGGCGGTCAAGCCCAAGCTGCTGGAGCTGGGCTTCGAGATCGTGGGCAACACGCCGGAGCAGTTCACCGCGTTCCAGTCCGCCGAATTCGCGCGCTGGAAGCAGGTGATCGAGCAGGGGAAAATCAGCATCGATTGA
- a CDS encoding VOC family protein, producing the protein MLHHISFPASSLEVSGRFYDAAFGALGYRRVFEDDEAIGYGLEDDKDLFCLKLRSPVVAPGPGFHLAFAAPSRAAVDAFHADALAIAGTDNGAPGLRPDYGATYYASFLIDPDGHRIEAVFKGAA; encoded by the coding sequence ATGCTTCATCACATCTCATTCCCGGCGAGTTCATTGGAGGTCAGCGGCAGGTTCTACGACGCCGCGTTCGGTGCCCTGGGTTATCGCCGCGTCTTCGAGGACGACGAGGCCATCGGCTACGGGCTCGAGGACGACAAGGACCTGTTCTGCCTCAAGCTGCGCTCGCCGGTCGTCGCGCCGGGGCCCGGCTTCCATCTGGCCTTCGCGGCGCCCAGCCGCGCGGCGGTCGATGCCTTCCATGCGGACGCGCTGGCGATCGCCGGTACGGACAACGGCGCCCCGGGCCTGCGACCGGACTACGGCGCCACCTACTACGCCTCCTTCCTCATCGATCCCGACGGGCACCGCATCGAGGCCGTCTTCAAGGGCGCCGCCTGA
- a CDS encoding DUF4148 domain-containing protein, producing MTAKTLIATALIALSAAAVPAFAQSYSHLDPITQSQKSRAEVLADLEIYRESGLAAVDRTEDFDLSAGQRAKAQARYAELKSSPTYAALVQRFAAKDAKGSTTEGVSAR from the coding sequence ATGACCGCCAAGACCCTGATCGCCACCGCCCTGATCGCTCTGTCCGCCGCCGCCGTGCCGGCCTTCGCGCAGAGCTACAGCCACCTCGATCCGATCACGCAAAGCCAGAAGAGCCGCGCTGAAGTGCTGGCCGATCTGGAGATCTATCGCGAGTCCGGCCTCGCCGCAGTAGACCGCACCGAAGACTTCGACCTGAGCGCCGGTCAGCGCGCCAAGGCCCAAGCCCGCTACGCCGAGCTGAAGTCCTCGCCGACGTATGCCGCGCTGGTCCAGCGCTTCGCGGCGAAGGACGCCAAGGGTTCGACGACTGAAGGTGTGTCCGCTCGTTGA
- a CDS encoding GNAT family N-acetyltransferase encodes MQTARLTLAPLVDADIDELAGLLWDERVYEHIGGLPSGADLVALGLRRALAGPPAGRTSERWLNYAVRLRADRRLIGRLEATVHDGIAEVAFLLAPLHWGHGFAQEGLGWLHDELSRVAPQSPCWATTLPANVRSSRLLIACGYEEVDPATAPDLMTYDAGDRVFLRAGA; translated from the coding sequence ATGCAGACTGCCCGCCTCACTCTTGCCCCGCTCGTCGATGCCGACATCGATGAACTGGCGGGTCTGCTCTGGGATGAACGTGTCTACGAACACATCGGCGGTCTGCCTTCAGGCGCCGACCTGGTGGCGCTCGGGCTGCGGCGTGCTCTGGCAGGTCCTCCAGCCGGACGGACGTCGGAGCGGTGGCTCAACTACGCCGTGAGACTTCGCGCGGACCGTCGACTGATCGGACGGCTGGAAGCGACGGTGCACGACGGGATCGCGGAAGTGGCCTTCCTGCTGGCCCCGCTGCACTGGGGCCATGGTTTCGCCCAGGAGGGACTGGGCTGGCTGCATGACGAGTTGTCGCGCGTCGCCCCGCAGTCGCCATGCTGGGCCACGACCCTGCCGGCCAATGTGCGAAGCAGCCGGCTGTTGATCGCATGCGGCTACGAGGAGGTCGATCCGGCCACGGCGCCCGACCTGATGACCTACGACGCGGGCGACCGGGTCTTCCTGCGCGCCGGTGCCTGA
- a CDS encoding DUF4148 domain-containing protein, whose protein sequence is MTAKTLIATALIALSAAAVPAFAQSYSHLDPITQSQKSRAEVLADLEIYRESGLAAVDRTEDFDLSIGQRAKAQARYAELKASPTYAALVQRYAAKEANQGAATEGVAAR, encoded by the coding sequence ATGACCGCCAAGACCCTGATCGCCACTGCCCTGATCGCCCTGTCCGCCGCCGCCGTGCCGGCCTTCGCTCAGAGCTACAGCCACCTCGACCCGATCACGCAGAGCCAGAAGAGCCGCGCTGAAGTGCTGGCCGATCTGGAGATCTATCGCGAGTCCGGCCTGGCCGCCGTCGACCGCACCGAGGACTTCGACCTGAGCATCGGCCAACGCGCCAAGGCGCAAGCCCGTTACGCTGAGCTGAAGGCTTCGCCGACCTACGCCGCGCTGGTGCAGCGCTACGCAGCCAAGGAAGCCAACCAGGGCGCCGCCACCGAAGGTGTCGCAGCCCGCTGA
- a CDS encoding plasmid stabilization protein encodes MPRGDKSSYTDKQKRQAEHIESGYEDRGVPKAEAEKRAWATVNKETGGGKKSGSGRGQPENHEPSRKGGRLGGKAAASRTAAERSASAKKAAATRKRNAAARAGHH; translated from the coding sequence ATGCCCAGAGGCGACAAGTCGTCCTACACGGACAAGCAGAAGCGGCAGGCCGAGCACATCGAGAGCGGCTACGAGGATCGCGGCGTCCCCAAGGCCGAAGCGGAGAAGCGCGCCTGGGCCACGGTCAACAAGGAAACCGGCGGCGGAAAGAAATCCGGCTCCGGACGCGGCCAGCCCGAGAACCATGAGCCCTCCCGCAAGGGCGGGCGCCTGGGCGGCAAGGCCGCGGCCAGCCGCACGGCGGCGGAGCGCTCAGCCTCCGCGAAGAAGGCCGCGGCGACGCGCAAGCGCAATGCGGCCGCGCGCGCTGGTCATCACTGA
- a CDS encoding pyridoxamine 5'-phosphate oxidase family protein: MTDKPLSDTERREKLWDLIKDVKVGLFTTHHTNGHLHSRPMTLQNKDLDEGESLWFFMSRSGEPYSDIVSSSQVNVGFADRSEDTYVSVSGTAELNEDRAKRQELWNKAAEAWFTKGIDDPDLAVVRVRISHASYWDVKASKLTQLYAMAKAAVTGKPPTGLAETGEVRMK, encoded by the coding sequence ATGACCGACAAGCCCCTCTCCGATACCGAGCGACGCGAGAAGCTCTGGGATCTCATCAAGGACGTCAAGGTCGGACTGTTCACGACCCACCATACGAACGGGCATCTGCACTCGCGCCCGATGACGCTGCAGAACAAGGACCTCGACGAGGGTGAATCGCTGTGGTTCTTCATGTCCCGCAGCGGGGAGCCCTACAGCGACATCGTGTCGTCGTCGCAGGTGAACGTCGGCTTCGCCGATCGGAGCGAGGACACCTACGTCTCCGTGTCCGGCACCGCGGAGCTCAACGAGGATCGCGCCAAGCGCCAGGAGCTCTGGAACAAGGCCGCAGAGGCCTGGTTCACCAAGGGCATCGACGATCCCGACCTGGCGGTGGTGCGCGTGCGCATCAGCCACGCCAGCTACTGGGACGTGAAGGCGTCCAAGCTGACGCAGCTCTACGCGATGGCGAAGGCGGCGGTGACCGGCAAGCCGCCCACCGGCCTGGCCGAGACCGGCGAAGTGCGCATGAAGTGA
- a CDS encoding catalase family protein has translation MNLSTDVMPVRFESALEREEPSEATTIAELVKTFVGMARTVADTEGHAFRAVHAKGQGLLRGELTVADGLPEIFAQGLFAGPGVYAALMRLSAPPAEQLTDDVSTPRAVALKILGVPGDRLPDALGPDAQDFLMVNGPAFSRPDPRGFLKDVKMLAATTEKSPRGKEVLSAVLRGAEHALEAIGGESGKLKSLGGHPKVHPLGETYFSQTPYLFGPYVAKFSLAPLSPALTALKGAALETDGDDAQRETIAQFFAAQTEPVEWALRVQLCVNTDEMPIEDASVEWDEEMSPWVQVATLSLASQHSWQGDTTQAEEDALAFSPWNGLAAHRPLGGVNRARKIVMAASREFRSSFNRCPIHDPVRGNGAA, from the coding sequence ATGAACCTTTCTACCGATGTGATGCCCGTGCGTTTCGAGTCCGCGCTCGAACGCGAGGAGCCCAGCGAAGCGACGACCATCGCCGAGCTGGTGAAGACCTTCGTCGGCATGGCCCGGACCGTGGCCGACACCGAAGGCCACGCCTTCCGCGCCGTGCATGCGAAGGGCCAGGGGCTGCTGCGCGGCGAACTCACCGTGGCGGACGGACTGCCGGAAATCTTCGCGCAGGGCCTGTTCGCCGGGCCCGGCGTCTACGCGGCGCTGATGCGACTGTCCGCGCCGCCGGCGGAGCAACTGACCGATGACGTGTCGACGCCGCGCGCGGTCGCGCTCAAGATCCTCGGCGTTCCCGGCGATCGCCTGCCGGACGCGTTGGGTCCGGACGCGCAGGACTTCCTCATGGTCAACGGGCCGGCGTTCTCCCGACCCGATCCGCGCGGCTTCCTGAAGGACGTGAAGATGCTGGCCGCCACGACGGAGAAGTCGCCGCGAGGCAAGGAAGTGCTGTCGGCGGTGTTGCGGGGGGCGGAGCACGCGTTGGAGGCGATCGGCGGTGAGAGCGGCAAGCTCAAGTCGCTCGGCGGCCACCCGAAGGTGCATCCGCTCGGGGAGACCTACTTCTCGCAGACGCCCTACCTGTTCGGACCGTACGTGGCGAAGTTCTCGCTGGCCCCGCTGTCACCCGCGTTGACCGCGCTGAAGGGCGCGGCGCTGGAGACCGACGGGGACGATGCGCAACGCGAGACCATCGCGCAGTTCTTCGCCGCGCAGACCGAGCCGGTCGAGTGGGCGTTGCGCGTGCAGCTCTGCGTGAACACCGACGAGATGCCCATCGAGGATGCCTCCGTCGAATGGGACGAAGAGATGAGCCCCTGGGTGCAGGTGGCGACGCTCTCGCTGGCGTCGCAGCACAGCTGGCAGGGCGACACGACGCAGGCCGAAGAGGACGCGCTGGCCTTCAGCCCGTGGAACGGCCTCGCCGCGCATCGCCCGCTGGGCGGCGTGAACCGCGCGCGCAAGATCGTCATGGCGGCCTCTCGCGAGTTCCGGTCGTCGTTCAACCGATGCCCGATCCACGATCCGGTGCGAGGCAACGGCGCGGCTTGA
- a CDS encoding excinuclease ABC subunit UvrA, whose product MPAPTPTPIDDAIGERPGRSAFVQVRGAREHNLKNVDVDVPRDALVVFSGVSGSGKSSLAFGTIYAEAQRRYFESVAPYARRLIDQVGVPAVDSIDGLPPAVALQQQRGTPSARSSVGSVTGLSSLLRMLYSRAGRYPAKQPMLYAEDFSPNTPQGACPHCHGLGRVYEVTEASMVPDDTLTIRDRAVAAWPPAWHGQNLRDILVTLGIDVDKPWRELPRKTRDWILFTDEQPTAPVYAGFTPAETRDALRRKMEPSYQGTFSSARRYVMHTFATTQSALMKRRVSRYMIGGACPVCDGKRLKREALSVTFGGLDIGALSQFPLAQLADHLGDAATDGLSEEKRLAARRLVDDVLMRLRPLLSLGLGHLSLDRATPSVSPGELQRLRLATQICSNLFGVVYVLDEPSAGLHPADSESLLASLRSLKAAGNSVYVVEHDLTLMRAADWIVDVGPAAGELGGRVLYSGPPDGLRGLAESRTADYLFPDGADAEGRSGRKHARRAPKDWLRLEGITQNNLVDVDAAFPLGVFTAVTGVSGSGKSSLVSRALVDLVGAHLGHEPASTEDEEDADISADLQAATGGRIASGADTIRRLVQVDQKPIGRTPRSNLATYTGLFDHVRKLFAATPAARTRKFDAGRFSFNVAKGRCETCEGEGFVSVELLFMPSVFAPCPACHGARYNEATLKIRYRDRSIAEVLGMTVDAAFEFFAEEPALARPLGLLKGIGLGYLRLGQPATELSGGEAQRIKLVTELQRTQRGHTLYVLDEPTTGLHPSDVDKLMVQLRDLVDAGHTVVVVEHEMRVVAAADWVIDLGPGAGGDGGRVVVAGTPDEVAASADSRTAPHLKAAIDSER is encoded by the coding sequence ATGCCCGCACCGACGCCGACGCCGATCGACGATGCCATCGGTGAACGCCCCGGACGCTCCGCCTTCGTGCAGGTCCGCGGCGCGCGCGAGCACAACCTCAAGAACGTCGACGTGGACGTGCCGCGCGACGCGCTCGTGGTCTTCAGCGGCGTGTCGGGTTCCGGCAAGTCCTCCCTCGCCTTCGGCACGATCTACGCGGAAGCGCAGCGGCGCTATTTCGAATCAGTGGCGCCGTACGCGCGACGGCTCATCGACCAGGTCGGCGTGCCCGCCGTCGATTCGATCGACGGCCTGCCGCCCGCCGTCGCGCTGCAGCAGCAGCGCGGCACGCCGAGCGCGCGTTCGTCCGTGGGCAGCGTGACCGGGCTGTCGTCGCTGCTGCGCATGCTGTATTCGCGCGCCGGCCGCTATCCGGCGAAGCAGCCGATGCTGTACGCCGAGGACTTCTCCCCCAACACGCCGCAGGGCGCCTGCCCGCATTGCCACGGGCTGGGACGCGTGTACGAGGTCACCGAGGCCTCGATGGTGCCCGACGACACGCTCACCATCCGCGACCGCGCCGTCGCCGCCTGGCCGCCCGCCTGGCATGGCCAGAACCTGCGCGACATCCTGGTCACGCTGGGCATCGACGTCGACAAGCCCTGGCGCGAGCTGCCGCGCAAGACGCGCGACTGGATCCTGTTCACCGACGAGCAGCCCACCGCGCCCGTCTACGCCGGCTTCACGCCCGCGGAGACCAGGGATGCGCTGCGCCGCAAGATGGAGCCCAGCTACCAGGGCACCTTCAGCAGCGCGCGGCGCTACGTGATGCACACCTTCGCGACCACGCAGAGCGCGCTGATGAAGCGCCGCGTGTCGCGCTACATGATCGGCGGCGCCTGCCCGGTCTGCGACGGCAAGCGGCTCAAGCGCGAGGCCCTGTCCGTCACCTTCGGCGGACTGGACATCGGCGCGCTGTCGCAGTTCCCGCTGGCGCAGCTGGCGGACCACCTCGGCGACGCCGCCACCGACGGGCTCAGCGAGGAGAAGCGCCTCGCCGCCCGGCGGCTGGTCGACGACGTGCTGATGCGGTTGCGTCCGCTGCTGTCGCTCGGACTCGGCCATCTGTCGCTGGACCGCGCGACACCGTCCGTGTCGCCCGGCGAGCTCCAGCGGCTGCGGCTGGCCACGCAGATCTGCTCCAACCTCTTCGGCGTCGTCTATGTGCTCGACGAGCCGTCCGCGGGACTGCATCCGGCCGACAGCGAATCGCTGCTCGCCTCGCTGCGATCGCTGAAGGCGGCGGGGAATTCGGTCTACGTCGTCGAGCACGACCTGACCCTCATGCGCGCGGCGGACTGGATCGTCGACGTTGGGCCGGCCGCCGGAGAACTCGGCGGCCGCGTGCTGTACAGCGGTCCGCCGGACGGACTGCGAGGCCTCGCGGAATCGCGCACCGCCGATTACCTCTTCCCCGATGGCGCCGACGCGGAGGGCCGATCCGGGCGCAAGCACGCGCGCCGTGCGCCGAAGGACTGGCTGCGCCTCGAAGGCATCACGCAGAACAACCTCGTCGATGTCGACGCCGCATTCCCGCTCGGCGTGTTCACGGCGGTGACGGGCGTGTCGGGCTCCGGCAAGTCGTCGCTCGTGAGCCGCGCGCTGGTGGACCTGGTCGGCGCGCACCTCGGGCACGAGCCCGCGTCGACCGAGGATGAAGAGGATGCCGATATCAGCGCCGACCTCCAGGCGGCCACCGGCGGCCGGATCGCCAGCGGCGCCGACACGATCCGCCGGCTGGTGCAGGTCGATCAGAAGCCGATCGGCCGCACGCCGCGCTCCAACCTCGCGACCTACACGGGGTTGTTCGATCACGTGCGCAAGCTCTTCGCCGCGACGCCGGCCGCGCGCACGCGCAAGTTCGACGCGGGGCGCTTCTCCTTCAACGTCGCCAAGGGCCGCTGCGAGACCTGCGAGGGCGAAGGCTTCGTCAGCGTCGAGTTGCTGTTCATGCCCAGCGTCTTCGCGCCCTGCCCCGCCTGCCACGGCGCGCGCTACAACGAGGCCACGCTGAAGATCCGTTACCGCGATCGCAGCATCGCGGAGGTGCTCGGCATGACGGTGGATGCCGCGTTCGAGTTCTTCGCTGAGGAACCCGCGCTCGCGCGACCGCTGGGGCTGCTGAAGGGCATCGGCCTGGGCTATCTGCGGCTGGGCCAGCCGGCGACCGAGCTGTCCGGCGGCGAGGCGCAGCGCATCAAGCTCGTCACCGAGCTGCAGCGCACGCAGCGCGGCCACACGCTCTACGTGCTGGACGAGCCCACCACGGGCCTGCATCCGTCCGACGTCGACAAGCTGATGGTGCAGCTGCGCGATCTCGTCGACGCGGGCCACACGGTCGTGGTCGTCGAGCACGAGATGCGCGTGGTCGCCGCCGCGGATTGGGTCATCGACCTCGGTCCCGGCGCGGGCGGCGACGGCGGTCGGGTCGTGGTCGCGGGAACGCCGGACGAGGTGGCCGCCAGCGCGGACTCGCGCACGGCCCCGCATCTGAAAGCGGCGATCGACAGCGAGCGCTGA
- a CDS encoding PIG-L deacetylase family protein, with translation MDALMHRRPFRTVNEGMSAGLASGEPLLRSPSDRRLDGEGTPEWAWRQWQPLWGAPLTSLDELVPEGRRAVVVAPHPDDEVLGCGGLLSLLVTRHRASLPPDRAFTPPVELVAVTDGEASHPGSPRWTPQRLAVQRRHERASGLRRLGLHVPVHSLCVPDGHVAEHEDDLVLELCRRLRPDDVVLTSWRLDGHPDHEATGRACARAALLTGASLVELPIWAWHWARPGDAAVPWHLMRRLPLNARALQDKRTALAAHRSQLLADEDRPPALSAEAVNRLLRPFEFMLLPELVHQ, from the coding sequence ATGGACGCTCTGATGCATCGACGCCCGTTCCGTACCGTGAACGAGGGCATGTCCGCCGGTCTCGCCTCCGGCGAGCCGCTGTTGCGCTCGCCGTCCGATCGCCGCCTCGACGGCGAGGGCACGCCCGAATGGGCCTGGCGCCAATGGCAGCCGCTGTGGGGCGCGCCGCTGACCTCGCTCGATGAGCTGGTGCCTGAAGGCCGTCGCGCCGTCGTCGTCGCGCCGCATCCCGATGACGAGGTCCTCGGCTGCGGGGGCCTGCTGTCGCTGCTGGTGACGCGCCACCGGGCGAGCCTCCCCCCCGATCGAGCCTTCACGCCGCCCGTGGAGCTGGTGGCCGTGACCGACGGCGAAGCCAGCCATCCCGGCTCGCCACGCTGGACGCCGCAGCGGCTCGCCGTGCAGCGCCGTCACGAGCGCGCGTCAGGCCTGCGGCGCCTCGGCCTGCATGTGCCGGTTCATTCGCTCTGCGTGCCGGACGGGCACGTGGCGGAGCACGAGGATGACCTCGTGCTCGAGTTGTGCCGCCGTCTGCGGCCGGACGACGTCGTCCTGACGTCGTGGCGCCTGGACGGCCATCCGGATCATGAGGCGACCGGCCGCGCCTGCGCTCGCGCCGCGCTGTTGACCGGCGCCTCGCTCGTCGAGCTGCCGATCTGGGCGTGGCACTGGGCGCGTCCCGGCGATGCCGCCGTGCCCTGGCATCTGATGCGGCGTCTGCCGCTCAACGCCCGGGCGTTGCAAGACAAGCGCACCGCGCTGGCCGCGCATCGCAGCCAGTTGCTCGCCGACGAGGACCGTCCGCCCGCCCTGTCCGCCGAGGCGGTGAACCGCCTGCTGCGGCCCTTCGAATTCATGCTGCTGCCCGAGCTGGTCCACCAGTGA